AAACTTATTGGCGCGCAGACTATCGAGCGCCATGAGCAGTTGTTCTTTGAGCATTGTCTCTCTTCTCCCCACCTGCCATGCGACGGCTTATTCGCCTGCGGCGGCATGGAACGTAGCTATCAAATCTTCGTGAATAGGTCGACTCAATCGACTGTACTGCTACCCCAGCACCGGAACCTGGGCCGGCAGCACGTTATAGTATTCCTGCAGAATATTCGGGCTGAGCTGGCCGTCGCGCAGGCCAATCACGCGATCCATCTGCCGGCCGATCTCGGGGTCGTGGGTTACGATCACGATCGTCAGGCCCTGCTCGCGGTTAAGCGTGCGGAACAGATTCATGATATCGCCGCCGGTGCGCGTGTCGAGCGCGCCGGTTGGCTCGTCGGCCAGGATCATGCTGGGCAGGCCCACCAGCGAGCGTGCCACGGCCACGCGCTGCTTCTGGCCGCCCGAGAGCTCATTCGGCCGGTTCGCCAGCTTATCGCCCAGGCCCACTGCCTCGAGCGCGGCGCGCGCCCGCTGCTCGCGCTCACGTGCGTCGATGCGGCCGTACACCATTGGCAGCTCGACATTCTTGAGCGCCGAGAGCCGCGGCAGCAGGTTGAAGTTCTGGAACACGAAGCCAATCTTGGCGTTGCGCACACGCGCCTGCTCGAGGCGGCTCAGCCCACCGACATCCTGGCCGTCGAGCCAGTAGTTGCCGCTGGTCGGGCTATCGAGCAGGCCGATGATGGTCATCAGCGTGCTCTTGCCACTGCCCGACGGCCCCATGATCGCGATCATCTCGCCGCGGTGGATCTCGAGCGACACGTCATCGAGCGCGCGAAAGCTGGCTGCGCCGGTTGCGAAGTCTTTGGTCACGCCCTCGATCCGCACCACCGGCTCGGTCACATACTCTGTAGCGATAGCCTCGGTTATATAGTCGAGCATGATCTGCTGTATTCCTTATCATTACATGTTGACGGGTTGCTGGGTATTAAGCGGTGTTGCAGGTTGCAGGTTGGCAGGTTGCAGGTTACAGTGTTGCTGCCGATTGCCGCCTGCCCACTGCCCACTGCCGCCTGCCGACCCGCGAGCCATCTACCGCACCAGCACTTGCTGGCCTTCGCTCAGCCCACTGAGCACCTCGACCTGGTCGCCTGCGCGCAGCCCAAGCTGGACCGGCTGGTCGGCGACCTGCTGTTTGCCATCTTTGTCGGTGGTAATCAGGCTCACGACGCTCGCGCCATTCTGGGTGCGCACAGCCGCAGCCGGGATGTGCAGCGTGCTCGCGCGCCGCTCGCTGATAATACTGGCGCTGGCGGTCATACCCGGCTTGATCGGCCGGTCGCCGGGATCGATCTCGATCACCACCTCGTACGAGGTCACACTCTTGCCGGCCTCCGACTGCGGCGAGATGCGCTTGACCGTGCCATTCAGCGCGGGTGCGCCCAGCGCATCGAGCAGCACTTCAACCGTCTGGCCGACGGCAACGCGTGCAACATCGATCTCGTCGACGGTGACTTTGACCTGGTAGCGGCTGGTGTCGAGCAGCGTGATCGGCACTTGCTGGCCAATCTCTTCGCCGGGCGTGACGTTGACCAGCGCGACGGTGCCGGCGAATGGCGCCCGCAGGGTCGCGTCGTCGAGCTGAATGCGCGCCTGCTCGAGCTGGGCCTGGGCCTGGGCCACGCGCGCCTCGGCGCGGGCCAGGTCGCTGGATTTCGGCCCGGCCAGCAGCTGGTCGAGCTGAGCTTGCGCGGCGCCCAGGTTGCCCTGCTGGGTCTCGAGTGTACCCTGGCGCTGGGCGCCGGTCAGCTGAGCCAGCCGGGCTTCGGCACTGGCCAATGCAGCCCGCGCGGCCGCGACGTTCTCGGGGTTGGGCTTAAGCAGCGTATCGAGCGCAGACTGCGCGGTAGCGACTTTGGCCTCGGCATCCTGCAGGCCGGCGATTTCATTCTGCTTGGCGGCCTCGTAGTCGGCGCGCGCCTGCGCCAGCGCTGCATCGGCGTCCTGCATGGCCCGTTCGGCCGTGGCAGTAGCGTTGATATAGGCCTCTTTGCCCGAGTCGGTCAGCGGCGCGCCGGTGCGCGGGTCGCGCTCGTCGTCGATCGCGCGCTGCTGGTCGCGCACGGCCTGCGCGTAGGCGGCCTGAGCGTCGCGCAGCGCATTGGCGCGCGTCTCAACCGCGCGGTTGGCCTGCTCTTTCGCGGTAGCAAGCGTGCTGCGCTGCCGATCGAGGTTGGCGCGAGCTTCGGCCAGGGTGGCCTGCGCGCTGGTGCGCGCATCACCATTCGGCGCGCCGGTCAGCGTGGCCAGCCGGGCGCGCGCCTCATCGACGCTGGCGCGGGCGGCCTGAATATCGGCGGGCGTGACGCTGCCACTGGCCTGACGCAGCGCACCCTGGGCCGCCGCCACCTGAGCGCGCGCGGCGGCCAGCTGCTCGGGCGTGGCGCCATCTTTCAGACCCTGTAGATCGGCCTGGGCCTGGGCCAGGCCGGCCTGGGCCGCCGCCACCTCGGCCTGCAAGCGGCGCGCGTCGAGCTGCACCAGCACCGCGCCGGCGGCCACGCTATCGCCCTCGGCCACACGCACCTCGCCAACGCGTCCGCCGGCGC
The sequence above is drawn from the Candidatus Kouleothrix ribensis genome and encodes:
- a CDS encoding efflux RND transporter periplasmic adaptor subunit; its protein translation is MTTLPQSRFGGWLKRPSLPVIIAAVLVIALMIVLVLRFTSARVADPLQGGTAVNTVRGPLVASISATGKVEPRQQAELSFGSAGGRVGEVRVAEGDSVAAGAVLVQLDARRLQAEVAAAQAGLAQAQADLQGLKDGATPEQLAAARAQVAAAQGALRQASGSVTPADIQAARASVDEARARLATLTGAPNGDARTSAQATLAEARANLDRQRSTLATAKEQANRAVETRANALRDAQAAYAQAVRDQQRAIDDERDPRTGAPLTDSGKEAYINATATAERAMQDADAALAQARADYEAAKQNEIAGLQDAEAKVATAQSALDTLLKPNPENVAAARAALASAEARLAQLTGAQRQGTLETQQGNLGAAQAQLDQLLAGPKSSDLARAEARVAQAQAQLEQARIQLDDATLRAPFAGTVALVNVTPGEEIGQQVPITLLDTSRYQVKVTVDEIDVARVAVGQTVEVLLDALGAPALNGTVKRISPQSEAGKSVTSYEVVIEIDPGDRPIKPGMTASASIISERRASTLHIPAAAVRTQNGASVVSLITTDKDGKQQVADQPVQLGLRAGDQVEVLSGLSEGQQVLVR
- a CDS encoding ABC transporter ATP-binding protein encodes the protein MLDYITEAIATEYVTEPVVRIEGVTKDFATGAASFRALDDVSLEIHRGEMIAIMGPSGSGKSTLMTIIGLLDSPTSGNYWLDGQDVGGLSRLEQARVRNAKIGFVFQNFNLLPRLSALKNVELPMVYGRIDAREREQRARAALEAVGLGDKLANRPNELSGGQKQRVAVARSLVGLPSMILADEPTGALDTRTGGDIMNLFRTLNREQGLTIVIVTHDPEIGRQMDRVIGLRDGQLSPNILQEYYNVLPAQVPVLG